GGCGGTATTCAGCAGGGCGTTGAGCAGCGGCCAGTCGGACACGGCGTCGGAGCCGTCGGCCATGGCCTCGGTCTCGCGGTTGGGGCTGGACACCGAGCCGCTGTCGAGGTGGTCGCGGCCAATGACGATGGGCGCGCTCAGCTCGCCGGAGCGGACCATCTCGTTGAAGGCCAGGCCCAGCTTGGCGCGCAGGCCCAGGCCGACCCAGCAGATACGCGCCGGCAGACCCTGAAACGAAATACGTTCCCTGGCCATATCCAGCCAGCGGTGCAGGTGGGCGTCGTCCGGGATCAGCTGCTTGACCTTGGCGTCGGTCTTGTAGATGTCCTGCGGATCACCGGACAGCGCCGCCCAGCGGAACGGGCCGATGCCACGGCAGAACAGCGGGCGGATATAGGCCGGAACGAAACCGGGGAAGTCGAAGGCGTTTGCCACCCCCTCCTCTTTCGCCATCTGGCGGATGTTGTTGCCGTAATCGAAGGTCGGCACGCCCTGCTTCTGGAAGTCGAGCATGGCCTGCACATGCACGGCCATCGACTGCTTGGCGGCCTTGACCACCGCTTGCGGGTCGGTCTGCGCGCGGTCGCGGTACTGCTCCCAGGTCCAGCCGATCGGCAGGTAGCCGTTGAGCGGATCGTGGGCGCTGGTCTGGTCGGTGACCATGTCCGGACGCACGCCGCGCTTGACCAGCTCCGGCAGGATCTCGGCGGCGTTGCCCAGCAGGGCGATGGAGATGGCCTTGCCCTCGGCGCAGTACTTGGCGATGCGCGCCAAGGCGTCGTCGAGGTCGTTGGCCTGCTCGTCGACGTAGCGGCTGCGCAGGCGGAAGTCGATGCGCGACTGCTGGCACTCGATGTTCAGCGAGCAGGCGCCGGCCAGGGTCGCGGCCAGCGGCTGGGCGCCGCCCATGCCACCGAGGCCTGCGGTCAGCACCCAGCGGCCCTTGAGGTTGCCGCCGTAATGCTGGCGGCCGGCCTCGACGAAGGTCTCGTAGGTGCCCTGGACGATGCCCTGGCTGCCGATGTAGATCCACGAGCCGGCGGTCATCTGGCCGTACATGGCCAGGCCCTTGGCATCCAGTTCGTTGAAGTGTTCCCAGCTGGCCCAGTGCGGCACCAGGTTGGAGTTGGCGATCAGCACGCGCGGGGCATTGCTGTGGGTCTTGAACACGCCGACCGGCTTGCCGGACTGCACCAGCAGGGTCTCGTCGTCGTTCAGCGCTTTCAGGGTCTCGACGATCTTGTCGTAGCACTCCCAGTTGCGCGCGGCGCGGCCGATGCCGCCGTACACCACCAGCTCCTTGGGGTTCTCGGCCACGTCCGGGTCGAGGTTGTTCATCAGCATGCGCAGCGGCGCTTCGGTCAGCCAGCTCTTGGCGTTCAGCGTGGTGCCGCGCGGGGCGCGGATTTCAACGTCACGGTACTTGGTGGTCACAGCGGTTTCCTCTTGTTGTTCGGCGCTCAGAGGCTGAGCAGGTGGATGAGGCGCGCCGCCGCCTTGGCGGTGCGGCTATCGATGTCGTGTTCGGGGTTGAGCTCGGCGAAGTCGACCAGGCGCAGCTTGCCGCTGGCCTTGAGCCGTTCGATCAAGGGTTCCAGCAGCTCCAGGCGCACCCCGCGGGCGGCCGGGGCGCTGACCCCGGGGGCCTCGCAGGCCGGCAGCACGTCGATGTCGAAGGTCAGGTAGAGGGCGTCGCAGCCGGCGGCGAAGGCGTCCAGCTCGGCGCCGATGGCGTCCAGGGTCGACTCGCGGATCTCGCGGTCCTCGCGCACCAGTACGCCCAGCTCGGCGGCGCGGGCGAACAGCGCGCGGGTATTGCTGGCACGGCTGACGCCGAGGCAGGCATAGCGGAACGGCCAGCCGCGCGCGGCGCTGGCCTCGGCGATCTGGGCGAAGGGGGTGCCGGAGGAATGCACATGGGCCGGGTCGCGCAGATCGAAATGGGCGTCGAAATTGACGATGCCGATCTTTGGGGACGGAGTGCCGGAGAGATGCTCGGCCAGGCCCGACCAGCTGCCGAAGGCCACCTCGTGGCCGCCACCGAGGACGATGGGCAAGTGGCCGGCATCCAGCAGCGCGCAGACGTTGCGCCCCAGGCGCGCCTGCGCGCCTTCCAGGTCGCCGTCTTCGCAGGCCACGTCGCCGGCGTCATAGGCCGGCGCCTGGCGATGCCAGGCCAGGTTGGCCAGGGCCTTGCGCAGGGCCTGCGGTCCGCCGGCGGCGCCGGCGCGGCCGTGGTTGCGGCGCACGCCCTCGTCGCAGGCGAAGCCGAGCAGGGCCAGGCCCGGCTGGCTGTCTTCGCTCAGCGCGCGAATGCGCTGGTGCCAGCGCGGGCTGTCCGGCTCGGGGTCGATGCGCCCGCTCCAGCAGGCCATGGAAAGGCGGTCAGCTTGCATGGGTAATCTCTCCGCAGAAGATGCGCTGGCGCAGGCGCCCGGCCTGCACCGCGTAGGCCAGCTCGGCGGGCTGGCGGATATCCCACAGGCACAGGTCGGCGGGCGCGCCGACGGCGATGCGACCCAGCTCCGGCCGGCCCAGGGCGCGGGCGGCGTGGGCGGTCATGCCGGCCAGGGCCTCGCGCGGGGTGAGGCGGAACAGGGTGCAGGCCAGGTGGGCCATCAGGGTGGGCAGGCAGATAGGCGAGGTGCCGGGGTTGGCGTCGCTGGCCACGGCCATCGGCACCTGGTACTGGCGCAGCAGCTCGATGGGCGGCAGCTGGGTC
This DNA window, taken from Pseudomonas alcaligenes, encodes the following:
- the hutU gene encoding urocanate hydratase: MTTKYRDVEIRAPRGTTLNAKSWLTEAPLRMLMNNLDPDVAENPKELVVYGGIGRAARNWECYDKIVETLKALNDDETLLVQSGKPVGVFKTHSNAPRVLIANSNLVPHWASWEHFNELDAKGLAMYGQMTAGSWIYIGSQGIVQGTYETFVEAGRQHYGGNLKGRWVLTAGLGGMGGAQPLAATLAGACSLNIECQQSRIDFRLRSRYVDEQANDLDDALARIAKYCAEGKAISIALLGNAAEILPELVKRGVRPDMVTDQTSAHDPLNGYLPIGWTWEQYRDRAQTDPQAVVKAAKQSMAVHVQAMLDFQKQGVPTFDYGNNIRQMAKEEGVANAFDFPGFVPAYIRPLFCRGIGPFRWAALSGDPQDIYKTDAKVKQLIPDDAHLHRWLDMARERISFQGLPARICWVGLGLRAKLGLAFNEMVRSGELSAPIVIGRDHLDSGSVSSPNRETEAMADGSDAVSDWPLLNALLNTASGATWVSLHHGGGVGMGFSQHSGMVIVCDGTDEAAARIARVLTNDPGTGVMRHADAGYQIAIDCAREQGLNLPMIG
- the hutG gene encoding formimidoylglutamase, which gives rise to MQADRLSMACWSGRIDPEPDSPRWHQRIRALSEDSQPGLALLGFACDEGVRRNHGRAGAAGGPQALRKALANLAWHRQAPAYDAGDVACEDGDLEGAQARLGRNVCALLDAGHLPIVLGGGHEVAFGSWSGLAEHLSGTPSPKIGIVNFDAHFDLRDPAHVHSSGTPFAQIAEASAARGWPFRYACLGVSRASNTRALFARAAELGVLVREDREIRESTLDAIGAELDAFAAGCDALYLTFDIDVLPACEAPGVSAPAARGVRLELLEPLIERLKASGKLRLVDFAELNPEHDIDSRTAKAAARLIHLLSL